A single genomic interval of Cucumis sativus cultivar 9930 chromosome 5, Cucumber_9930_V3, whole genome shotgun sequence harbors:
- the LOC101209438 gene encoding putative transcription factor bHLH086 isoform X2: protein MALANSAIQEVDGMEKNGGGYLKSLAIGKGHDHQNPNGDFVFRDTTNYQLGQQQQQSLINFGHKMNNESLLSFEAQGICQLDLTYNWDDQQRVMEDPNCFQTATNHNNYSPSKDHHHHNKNGDNGSVYEWLYSESTTDFSDSIQEAEGTQEIVPNHKRSHTTGESSGSVCKKQCTAAPKKQKPKSATAKDPQSIAAKNRRERISERLKILQELVPNGSKILATDEFWPVQGGKAPDISQVKEAIDVILSSQRERSSSSNSEK, encoded by the exons atgGCACTTGCAAATTCAGCTATACAAGAAGTTGATGGCATGGAGAAAAATGGCGGTGGATATTTGAAGAGTTTAGCCATTGGAAAAGGCCATGATCATCAGAATCCAAATGGTGACTTTGTGTTCCGAGACACCACGAATTATCAACTCGGTCAGCAGCAACAACAATCTCTCATCAACTTCGGTCATAAGATGAATAATGAGTCTTTGTTGAGCTTTGAAGCACAAGGGATTTGTCAATTAGATCTCACTTATAATTGGGATGATCAGCAACGTGTGATGGAAGACCCTAATTGCTTTCAGACAGCTacaaatcataataattatagtcCTTCAAAAGATCATCATCACCATAATAAAAATGGAGATAATGGTTCTGTTTATGAGTGGCTTTATTCTGAATCAACAACTGATTTTTCCGATTCCATTCAAGAAGCTGAAGGAACTCAAGAGATTGTTCCCAATCACAAGCGATCCCATACTACG ggAGAGAGCAGTGGGAGTGTATGTAAGAAGCAATGTACTGCTGCACCTAAGAAACAGAAACCCAAATCAGCAACAGCCAAAGATCCACAAAGCATTGCAGCCAAG AATCGACGAGAAAGGATTAGCGAGAGGTTGAAGATACTCCAAGAATTGGTTCCCAATGGCTCTAAG ATCCTAGCAACCGATGAATTTTGGCCAGTTCAAGGTGGGAAAGCTCCAGATATTTCACAAGTAAAGGAAGCCATTGATGTCATTCTTTCATCTCAAAGAGAAAGAAGCTCAAGCTCAAACAGTGAAAAGTGA
- the LOC101209438 gene encoding putative transcription factor bHLH086 isoform X1: MALANSAIQEVDGMEKNGGGYLKSLAIGKGHDHQNPNGDFVFRDTTNYQLGQQQQQSLINFGHKMNNESLLSFEAQGICQLDLTYNWDDQQRVMEDPNCFQTATNHNNYSPSKDHHHHNKNGDNGSVYEWLYSESTTDFSDSIQEAEGTQEIVPNHKRSHTTGESSGSVCKKQCTAAPKKQKPKSATAKDPQSIAAKNRRERISERLKILQELVPNGSKVDLVTMLEKAISYVKFLQLQVKILATDEFWPVQGGKAPDISQVKEAIDVILSSQRERSSSSNSEK, translated from the exons atgGCACTTGCAAATTCAGCTATACAAGAAGTTGATGGCATGGAGAAAAATGGCGGTGGATATTTGAAGAGTTTAGCCATTGGAAAAGGCCATGATCATCAGAATCCAAATGGTGACTTTGTGTTCCGAGACACCACGAATTATCAACTCGGTCAGCAGCAACAACAATCTCTCATCAACTTCGGTCATAAGATGAATAATGAGTCTTTGTTGAGCTTTGAAGCACAAGGGATTTGTCAATTAGATCTCACTTATAATTGGGATGATCAGCAACGTGTGATGGAAGACCCTAATTGCTTTCAGACAGCTacaaatcataataattatagtcCTTCAAAAGATCATCATCACCATAATAAAAATGGAGATAATGGTTCTGTTTATGAGTGGCTTTATTCTGAATCAACAACTGATTTTTCCGATTCCATTCAAGAAGCTGAAGGAACTCAAGAGATTGTTCCCAATCACAAGCGATCCCATACTACG ggAGAGAGCAGTGGGAGTGTATGTAAGAAGCAATGTACTGCTGCACCTAAGAAACAGAAACCCAAATCAGCAACAGCCAAAGATCCACAAAGCATTGCAGCCAAG AATCGACGAGAAAGGATTAGCGAGAGGTTGAAGATACTCCAAGAATTGGTTCCCAATGGCTCTAAG GTTGATTTGGTAACCATGTTGGAGAAAGCAATTAGTTATGtaaaatttcttcaactaCAAGTGAAG ATCCTAGCAACCGATGAATTTTGGCCAGTTCAAGGTGGGAAAGCTCCAGATATTTCACAAGTAAAGGAAGCCATTGATGTCATTCTTTCATCTCAAAGAGAAAGAAGCTCAAGCTCAAACAGTGAAAAGTGA